In Platichthys flesus chromosome 6, fPlaFle2.1, whole genome shotgun sequence, the genomic stretch AATTAGACTAGCTTGAGAGGAAACTATTTAACTTCCAATAAAGTCAGACTAAATCGGAAATAGTATATTGATCCCAGGGGGaaattgtgtttgttgaaaTAGCTCCATGCGAGATTAGAAACATAAGCATATAAAGATTTACAAAATCtattaaatgaaatatgtgCATCTGTACATTGAGTATTTAGTATAAGCATGGATGTCAGATATTGGTGGCATTGTAATGTATCATAAATGTAAGGTACTGAATCAacataacagtttttttctgttatgccaattttatcatgtttttgcaaaaaataaaaaagatgtcaGACCTGCATGCAGTATTTACCTACATAGTGTTGGGAAAACACTTTAGAGCCAGAATCACAAGTGGAACCAATTCTGTCAACAGTTATTTCAAACACACTGTTCAGATAAAATCTATGTACATCTATGTAAAATTAAGGTACCACATGTacttaaaagtattgcattccACAGGTGGGTGGTTGTATTAAAAGGATAAATACAGGACAGTAATGGAGGGAATACTCTGATTCTTCACTTCAGTAAAAGTGACAATAATACATACATAAAATACTGTGAAATACTGTGTAGGTTCTgctttaaaattaaaagtaaagTTATAAAATAGCAGTGAAAAAATGATTATCAtagatgtaaataaaatacaaactatTCATTTTGCAAACTGACCCCTGAGAGATCGTATACTGTACAGATTAATTAACATGAAATCAGCATTTTAAGCAGCTACTTGCAACTGCATGTTCTAACTACATACTGTTGGATGTAGTTAATAAAAACagtgtaaaacacatatttcttataTTGTTCCTAGATGCCTATATTTCCCATAAAAAATAagcttaaaattaaaaataccaTATCTCAAACCTAAAAGTTGAGCTTAAGTAATAAATGTGAAGAAAAGCATTTAGTTACTTTGGACCATTTGAAGAGGAGATTCAGACGAAGAAGGGGTCGGAACTACAGTTTAAGATTACTCTTCCGGGTAGGCTTTATTTTTGTGAGACACTGCTGCCATGGCTGTCAAGCAGCAGGCGTCTCAGTTTATGTGAAGTTGCCTCTTGTAAAGTTGTGATTTAACAGCAATTTAGGTAAGTAGTTCAAAGGTCTGATTCAACATTAGTGTAATGAGTATTTTTTGTAAGTTGTGAATTTTACAGCGTGTTCATTTTAAGTAACTTTGAGTAGGTTGAGCTGAGCTAAGCTAGCTCAGAGACGAGGTAGCATCTCAAGCGAGTTGTATTCTGTCACATTTCACCAGCTGAAATATGCAGTGACCGATTGGTCCGGGAAATAACGGATAGAATCAGCGATTAATCCTTGAATTAGACCCCTCCCCTCCATTTTTATCATGTTAATAAGTGATACTAACAAGCTCTCAGCATTTCAAAAGCTAATTATTTCCATGAGCAGTTCTTGGATAGGTTTAtacaaaacagacaaactcCAACGAAAGCACcattaatgaaaatattgtAAAACAGACACAATGTTCTAACTTTACAGTAACATATATCATTAAACATCACAGAGAACGACAACCAACTTACAAATTACAAGCACATATGCAGTGCACACAAAAGGATACTCAAATACTAGAGGCTCTTAGCATGGActaacaaatacagaaaaataattatagcAGGAGAATTATAAATATAAGTTCGATCCTCTCAGTTTGAGATGCTAATCTCATCAGACCTGCAGTCCTTGTCACTGGGGCTGGTGTGTCAACATATGGTGTGGAGTTGTATTTAACaacaacatgttgtataaaataaaagaaatacatttaggTGAACACATGGCTTTACTTCTGTTGCCATGAGGATAGTTGGATTCAATAGTGATGAAAACTTGCTTTCTGTTTCTCACCACACAGTTTTGATGTGATGTCGGACAAGCGTCAGCGCGCCAGAGTCCAGGGCTCCTGGGCCAAATCACTGCCAAAACACACAGCACCAACCGGTAATATAAGGGGTTACTATGTATATATGATGTTGTGTTAGTAGAATGTGAAAACTCACAGAATTAGATcatcattacctccaccaatgaGGCTGtctgtttgtaaacaagattatgcaaaactgccggacagattaccacaaaacttggaaGGATGccgtatgggtcagggaagaacacatgcaattttggtgtggatcggATTAggatttttttgtctctttctctaacaACGTGAAAGGGTTCCGTTGATTTCTTAGAGAATACGTCCGGGATCTTCATGAAAAATATCAGACatattaaggggactgatatctatgagtttgtaCAATTTGTTGCAGaaccaaacacaaactggatctagtgaatttaaatgtggtttcagaaggggactgttgggccttcgGTTGAgttatgcactctactgagtgacattctagtttaCATATTAACTTACTTGTCTTGCTGAAATATATAaacttataaaaaatatttttataaccCTGCCTCACATGTACAAAGCagcttcttatttttttttattattcaaaacAGGCACAGTTCCAAACAACCCTCAAACCAGAAATTCCAACCAAACCTCTACTTCTTGGGATTTGGGGCAACAGAAGACATCTAAGACATTTGAGTTTCATCAGCCCACTAAGGTAAACCTTTACAAGTCATAATAAAAAATGAGCAATCACTGCATTACAGAGAATTTTTTTAACAGCTTGTTAAAATGAAGTGTTCCTTCCTTTTATCCTGATTTTTCTTCATTGCAGCCAAGTAGAGATGTTCCACCAGAGAGGGTGATCGAGTAAGTTGCACATTTCTGTCTTGACTTGAttgactgtttttgtttttttgtctgtggcTTGATATCTTGACCTGTCACTTTGGTTAGTGTGGTGCTCAGGATGACTAACACATCATTGTGTTCTTGGCAGACATGCAGGCGATTATGAGATCAGCCATGTTCCTTCTGGAGTCTCCAGGTGAGTCTAAATAAAGAATCTCCCTCAGAGGGAAATTAACTTTTATGGGATAGAACCAAGCAATTGTGTTTATAGTAGGTGACAAATCTGTGATAGAGTTTGAaatccactagatggcagtaatCCCACAAGCAATACCACATATAGCTCTTGTTGAATACCATGCCCTCTACCTCACTAATGATATGAGGCACGTTTTAATAGCTACTGGATGCAAATTAATATATGCTGTAACTACGGTCATTAAAATGACAACCATAATTTCAATTTAGTTTGTTGACGTACTGAAAGGTGACGTTGAACTTTTCAGTCCAGTATCACTTTTGCTTTGATGAAATGAAAGGTTAGTTTCCCGCTTGCATATCTTTTAATCCTAATAATATGTTATCCTTTTTTGGGAAATGTGTGCCTTTATTAGAGAGTTGATCAAATAGATGGcagatacatatttatatatccaTGTTAATTAAATAGGTAGTAAGTCTccgtgtatttgtgtgttctttcttctgtctgtccagACTGCGGCTGCTGCCTGGGTTTCTTGCCCAGGAGGAGGCTGACTGGATGTTCAGTAAATTGTTAGAGGAGCTTCCCTGGTCTAAGAAAACCAACTACAGACAGGGTGCGTACATGGGTCTTTAGACTAAGCAGAGTATATTTAGAAATGttcaatataaatgtaaatttgCATACAGTATAAATACAGTATACTTTGTATTGAGAAGATTGAAACTATGAGTTAGTAATCCTAGAAAAGCCTTCAAAAAATGCAACaatacatcccaccccctccatTCGGCCTACTCATCAAAGTAATGCCCCCAAAACACTTGAACATGCACTTACTGACAAGTGCAAGGAgctgacttttccatgacttactcactcactcactcccttCTGACCATCAACTTTTGCTTGAGCGTTGTTCGTCTCCTTGGCTAAAGAGTCCGGTCATGTGCAGTGGGATCATGGGCAGGGTGTGCGCAGGCAGGCAGGTCAGTTAGTGACAGACCGGTGAGGCAGTGAATTATCTTGTTTATGGCAGTCCTGAACGGGGCCACAggcactgttttttttatagatgaCTTTATACATTTACTGCAAAACTTAACCCTCAGTCCATATTTAACTAAAAACAGAAAGTGCAAGTGCGCTCTCCTTGCACGTGGTTAAGTTGTGCAAAGGATTAATTTAGCATGCACTCACATTCATATTTATCCCAGACAGGCTATAAGCACTGAGACGGTTGAGATGCAGCGCCACTGCCACTGAATCAGCTTCTCTTCTCTCAGCTGGCTCTCGTCCATCTCTTGTCCATCTTGTATATTATTCTTTAATAGCTCTGTAGCATACACACAGCTTGTTGAAGACAAGATGAGTTCTAAACACTGACCATAGAGACAAGCTGTGTTATCCTCTATCAAGAAGACTTTGTCAACAAAACCCTTGTGATGTATGGACTAAAGAGGAAGTAGTGGAAAACAGATGTTAACCTTTCATCAGTCACTTCTCTAATGACCACTGTCTTTTTGCCTGCCTTGTTTCAAAACTCAGGACCCAGTGAATTGGTCAGagttttgttcatattttcttCCCTTTATAGCATATGTTTTTTCAAAAGAGTAAAGCTCTTCATAGTTGATGAATGAgcacacatttttataaatattagcTCTAGAGTCTCAGTGGCTTAAAAAGGGATGGCTGCGTGAGTAGTTTGCTTTGGTTTCATCATGTTCTCGTACCATAGTGCTggcttaataataataatggcagATAATTGCTTCTTGGAAAGCTCTAGTTGTTCCTAGActaagagagaaacacaagaataacggacaaagacagacagagaaatttGACTCAGATGTttaacttaaagggatagttcatcctAAAATTTGAATTCACTCATTATGTACTCTAGAGCTACGCAGTTATCTAACCATGGTTaccagtttttattttttttagtaaAGATATGtcgtctatgtgtgtgtctccaggtgaGGCATATGGCGAGCCAAGGCTGACCTGCTGGTATGGAGAGTTGCCTTATACATATGCTCACTCCACCATGGATGCCAATACACAGGTTAAATATACTTATCATAACTGCAACAAGTCTTGGTTACACAGCCGCCTCCAGATGTTAAGTCTGTGATCtttgtttcttcatttcttgaggcactttttcttttacagattatttctttcattgttttgtccCTTTCTTTTCTAATACAGAGCAATTTAAACAAGGTGACATActagcatttgtttttttggagggTTGTTTTTGgtgtattttttaatgttttttctttccctttataTTGTTTGCTGAACTTATTTTTTAGTGGCATCCTTTGTTGTTAACCCTTCGTGAGGCAGTGGAGCaggcgagcagcagcagattcaacTCGCTGCTATGTAACTTGTACCGGGACTGCCATGACAGCATTGGCTGGCACAGCGACGATGAGGCCTCCTTGGGCGCCAAACCCACAATCGCCTCGCTCAGTCTGGGGGACACCAGAGTGTTCAGCCTCAGGAAGCAACCTCCACCGGTGAGATGCTGCAGAGAGTGGAAATTGGTTTTCCCTGCTCCAGTTTATGTTCACATTAGGAGTCagtaaagcaaaacaaatgtgttgatCAATTATTAAGTATATTAGGTCTCAACAATGAAAGTCTTCTTTAATGACTCCTACTCTTAATAGACACAGAACATGTCCTTgctatacatttaaaaaaagtgttttaaaagtaGACACTGTATTTGACTTTTTCAAATACAGTGTCTTCTCTTAGATGGTATGGTTGAATCATGTGCCTCATAGTTAGACACAGAGTAAAGTGTGTATAGACTTATCAGTATTTAGAAGCTAGTACTCAGTAGTTGTTTGTTATTTCAATCTTTAAGTCTACACACTTCATAGGAGGCAAGTTCCATTAAACATGACGTTATGAGTTTTATTGTCAGTGATTTGAATGTAACAGAAATGTGCTGTCACTGTGTGACACTACACTGTGCCAGGtcacatgtgtttgttgtgtgtgttattagatgataatacattgtgtgtgtttatgttttcaggAGGAGAACGGTGACTTCACTTATGTGGAGCGGATTCGGGTTCCTCTGAGTCATGGGACACTTCTGCTGATGGAGGGAGCCACACAGGACGATTGGCAGGTAGGCTTAACCAATCAGATACAAGGGTCCATGCAGGCAAAATGAATTAGAAACAGGGACTAATCAGGATcaggcagaaagaaagaaaaaatgacgAGGTTTTGATTGCTGTATTGACTCTATCAAACAAAAAGATTGAGAAATTTTAGATtgagaaattatattttatgtcACAATCAATTAATAACCACTGTATATCAGcaaatttaaagtaaaacatgtaTGTACATGCCACTCAAAGGTTTATGTGGCTTGCCTCTTATTATAGACCCTGGTACAATGCACTGTAACTGTAAGTCTATTTAAGCCAATGTCACAGTTAACACAAACCTAATGGGTTCTATCCAGTGAGTTATGACTAATATTAACTTTGTTTTCCCAtgaaatgatttagttttttatacCTTTGATACCGTAACCATTTGTACCATTGATACCATTAAGAGAAGAATGTGGATTGAAGCATTGTATTGTTGGGAGACTTACGAGACAAGACTTGGTTTTAAGCTGTTGGTAAAACAGTAACCTTAATATACAGTAGTTACCTCTTTAAACCTTgaacatttacagtaaatggTCTAAAAGCCTCATTTGCCTCAGCCAGGTGAGTTCAGGTGAAGCTTAACGTGACTCGCTCTgctcctgtgcatgtgtgtttgtttgtgtgttcacttacagctgtgtgtgtgtgtgtttgcctgtacATGTGCTTCTGACTGCACACGTGAGAGAATAGACCTGTGTTCAAGGGACCCGGGCTCCTTCCGTCATTTGCAGGATGGATGGAGTGGCCTGGAGAGAAGAGCAGAGCTTTCGTCTAATGAGAGTCATATGTTTTACAATCAGGGACAGCGACCGGGTTTGTGAGTGCATGAAGCAGgatagaaagtgtgtgtgtgcgtgtgtgcgtgcgtgtgagagagagtgtgagtgcaTAGCTGCTTTCTTGGTCACACTCAGCACTGAGAATATGTTTTATCAGAATAGATTGAATTTCGTGCTCCTAACAAAATTATTTCTGCCTTCTGGAAGATTagataaacacttcacttctgtctgtccatttTAGTTTTGTTCATTCAGTGCAAAATGATCAATGATCCAAAACATCCGTGGACAAGAGAACAGGAGCCCTTTAAGCTCTccaagtgaaatgaaaaacacaaaacaaccataaaaactacacacaaaacaaatgaatataaatatgtaatggAGAAAACTGTGGGAAGGAAAGGTAAGGGGACTTAAGGGACATTGGAATAGATGGAAATATAACAGTATTAAGGAAGTACATACATTAGAGCTCTTTTCCTGACTATACTCCTCCTTGCCAAATTGTGATATGAAGTTGTTATTTTCACATCCGGCAccaaatgaatgaatataaGCCATTGGGAGGTGGTATATGTGGATGCCCATGCTATGTCACATATTATTTTGAAGTATACCAGACAATAATACAATGTTTAAAGACAAGCCagtttaataaacaaaatatttggaTGATGCTTAACActtccctcccccctccatcaGCAAAGTGGTGATTAGATTATGAGTCAACTTAATTTTTAGTTGACCTATCCCTGACTGTTTTGAGTAAAG encodes the following:
- the alkbh3 gene encoding alpha-ketoglutarate-dependent dioxygenase alkB homolog 3, whose amino-acid sequence is MSDKRQRARVQGSWAKSLPKHTAPTGTVPNNPQTRNSNQTSTSWDLGQQKTSKTFEFHQPTKPSRDVPPERVIEHAGDYEISHVPSGVSRLRLLPGFLAQEEADWMFSKLLEELPWSKKTNYRQGEAYGEPRLTCWYGELPYTYAHSTMDANTQWHPLLLTLREAVEQASSSRFNSLLCNLYRDCHDSIGWHSDDEASLGAKPTIASLSLGDTRVFSLRKQPPPEENGDFTYVERIRVPLSHGTLLLMEGATQDDWQHQVAKEYHDRGPRINLTFRTIHPELEGHRPGTKLRFTAKQE